The proteins below are encoded in one region of Corynebacterium sphenisci DSM 44792:
- the ruvC gene encoding crossover junction endodeoxyribonuclease RuvC: MGVDPGLTRCGLSIADGAAGRRVTPVAVGVARTPADLPLAERLLRLSNAAEEWLDRYQPDVVALERVFERGNVSTVIHTAHGVGVIMLAAARRGLDIHEYTPSEVKKAVTGNGRADKAQMTAMVTRVLGLAEPPQPADAADALALAVCHCWRAPQLARERAAADLAARAGAGR, translated from the coding sequence ATGGGCGTCGACCCCGGGCTGACCCGCTGCGGCCTCTCCATCGCCGACGGGGCGGCCGGCCGCCGGGTCACCCCGGTCGCCGTGGGCGTCGCCCGCACCCCCGCCGACCTGCCGTTGGCCGAGCGGCTGCTGCGGCTGTCCAACGCCGCCGAGGAGTGGCTGGACCGCTACCAGCCCGATGTGGTGGCCCTGGAGCGGGTCTTCGAGCGCGGCAACGTCTCCACCGTGATCCACACCGCGCACGGGGTGGGCGTGATCATGCTCGCCGCGGCCCGCCGCGGCCTGGACATCCACGAGTACACCCCCTCCGAGGTGAAGAAGGCGGTCACCGGCAACGGACGGGCGGACAAGGCGCAGATGACCGCCATGGTCACCCGGGTGCTGGGCCTGGCCGAGCCGCCGCAGCCGGCGGACGCCGCCGACGCCCTGGCGCTGGCGGTGTGCCACTGCTGGCGGGCCCCGCAGCTGGCCCGGGAGCGCGCCGCCGCCGACCTCGCCGCCCGGGCGGGGGCCGGCCGATGA
- the ruvA gene encoding Holliday junction branch migration protein RuvA: MIASVRGEVVDLGAGFAVVECAGVGHLVTATARTLATLRRGEAARLLTTLVVREDSMTLYGFADDEERRMFEVLQTVSKLGPKLALAVLEALTPAEIAAAVAAEDAKALARANGVGTRMAARMIVELGEKVAPFAAPTGEPAGGAAGPAPAAAAGAAGETVVEALLGLGFARPEAAAAAERVLAADPELDVPAALRAALAELGRN; encoded by the coding sequence ATGATCGCCTCGGTGCGCGGCGAGGTCGTCGACCTCGGCGCCGGGTTCGCGGTGGTGGAATGCGCCGGGGTGGGCCACCTGGTCACCGCCACCGCCCGCACCCTGGCCACCCTGCGCCGCGGGGAGGCCGCCCGGCTGCTCACCACCCTGGTGGTGCGCGAGGACTCGATGACCCTCTACGGCTTCGCCGATGACGAGGAGCGGCGCATGTTCGAGGTGCTGCAGACCGTCTCCAAGCTGGGCCCGAAGCTCGCCCTGGCGGTGCTCGAGGCGCTCACCCCGGCGGAGATCGCCGCCGCGGTGGCCGCCGAGGACGCCAAGGCGCTGGCCCGGGCCAACGGAGTGGGCACCCGGATGGCCGCCCGGATGATCGTGGAGCTCGGCGAGAAGGTCGCCCCCTTCGCCGCCCCGACCGGCGAACCCGCCGGCGGCGCCGCCGGGCCGGCCCCGGCCGCCGCGGCCGGCGCGGCGGGGGAGACCGTGGTGGAGGCGCTGCTGGGGCTGGGCTTCGCCCGCCCGGAGGCGGCCGCCGCCGCCGAGCGGGTGCTCGCCGCGGACCCGGAGCTGGACGTCCCCGCGGCGCTGCGCGCGGCGCTGGCGGAACTGGGCCGGAACTAG
- the ruvB gene encoding Holliday junction branch migration DNA helicase RuvB: MGDIESTEFNLAGGGGAGRERPVDPGPLEAERAAEVTLRPKSLDEFIGQPKVRGQLDLILSGARRRGVTPDHILLSGPPGLGKTTMAMIIAQELGTSLRMTSGPALERAGDLAAMLSNLMEGDVLFIDEIHRIARPAEEMLYMAMEDFRIDVIVGKGPGATSIPLEIPPFTLAAATTRSGMLTGPLRDRFGYTAQMEYYEVEDLTEVVTRAAGILGVAIDPDAAVEIASRSRGTPRIANRLLRRVRDFAEVHGSGVIDLGAARAALIVFDVDEMGLDRLDRAVLDALIRGHGGGPVGVGSLALAVGEDPGTVEEVCEPYLVRAGMVARTARGRVATATAWRHLGLEPPEGAPGLF, encoded by the coding sequence ATGGGCGATATCGAGAGCACCGAATTCAACCTCGCCGGCGGCGGCGGGGCCGGCCGCGAGCGCCCGGTGGACCCGGGCCCGCTGGAGGCCGAGCGCGCCGCCGAGGTCACCCTGCGGCCGAAATCCCTCGACGAGTTCATCGGCCAGCCCAAGGTGCGCGGCCAGCTCGACCTGATCCTCTCCGGGGCCCGCCGGCGCGGGGTCACCCCCGACCACATCCTGCTCTCCGGGCCGCCCGGGCTGGGCAAGACCACCATGGCGATGATCATCGCCCAGGAGTTGGGCACCTCGCTGCGGATGACCTCCGGGCCGGCCCTGGAGCGGGCCGGGGATCTCGCCGCGATGCTGTCGAACCTGATGGAGGGCGACGTGCTCTTCATCGACGAGATCCACCGGATCGCGCGGCCGGCGGAGGAGATGCTCTACATGGCGATGGAGGATTTCCGGATCGACGTGATCGTCGGCAAGGGCCCGGGGGCGACCTCCATCCCCCTGGAGATCCCGCCGTTCACCCTGGCGGCGGCGACCACCCGCTCCGGGATGCTCACCGGGCCGCTGCGGGACCGCTTCGGCTACACCGCCCAGATGGAGTACTACGAGGTCGAGGATCTCACCGAGGTGGTCACCCGCGCCGCCGGGATCCTGGGCGTGGCCATCGACCCCGACGCCGCGGTGGAGATCGCCTCCCGCTCCCGGGGCACCCCCCGGATCGCGAACCGGCTGCTGCGCCGGGTGCGCGACTTCGCCGAGGTGCACGGCTCCGGGGTGATCGATCTCGGCGCCGCCCGGGCGGCGCTCATCGTCTTCGACGTCGACGAGATGGGCCTGGACCGGCTGGACCGGGCGGTGCTCGACGCGCTCATCCGCGGCCACGGCGGCGGCCCGGTGGGGGTGGGCTCCCTGGCCCTGGCCGTCGGCGAGGACCCGGGCACCGTGGAGGAGGTCTGCGAGCCCTACCTCGTGCGCGCCGGGATGGTGGCGCGCACCGCCCGCGGCCGGGTGGCCACCGCCACCGCCTGGCGGCATCTCGGCCTGGAGCCGCCGGAGGGCGCCCCGGGCCTGTTCTGA
- the yajC gene encoding preprotein translocase subunit YajC, with translation MEPMLLLLLMVVLLAVPLWQTFRQNKKIREIRAMQDRVAPGERVQTGAGVHGRIVAVGETTVDLEIADGVVTTWERAAILRNLTREAEAAEGPARPAPEAPEAPEAPEAPADGA, from the coding sequence ATGGAACCGATGCTGCTCTTGCTCCTCATGGTCGTGCTGCTGGCGGTGCCCCTGTGGCAGACCTTCCGGCAGAACAAGAAGATCCGGGAAATCCGGGCGATGCAGGATCGGGTCGCCCCCGGTGAGCGGGTGCAGACCGGCGCCGGCGTGCACGGCCGGATCGTGGCGGTCGGCGAGACCACCGTGGACCTGGAGATCGCGGACGGCGTGGTGACCACCTGGGAGCGCGCTGCCATCCTGCGCAACCTCACCCGGGAGGCCGAGGCCGCCGAGGGGCCGGCGCGGCCCGCCCCGGAGGCGCCCGAGGCGCCCGAGGCGCCCGAGGCGCCCGCCGACGGCGCCTGA